TGACGCGTTTTGCCCATTACACCGAAAATTTTTTTGGACTGCAAAAACAATTAAAAGAAAAAGGTCTGGCGGCTTTTGTGGCCGAAAATGCCATCTTGCCGCGGGAGAGCGGTATTTCGCAAAAACCGTTGCCAGCAGAACAGGCCGTGCCCTTTAAAGCGCCTGAATCTTTAAAAGTACGATTAAAACTGATCAACCCGCTAAACGGCAAGGATTTTATCGAGGGCTGTGGTATTCCGCGAGGAATTACGCTCATTGTGGGCGGCGGTTTCCATGGCAAATCCACTCTGCTCAATGCGCTGGAACGGGGCGTTTATGCGCATATTCCCGGAGACGGCCGCGAATATGTGGTAACCGATCCTACGGCTGTTAAAATCCGCGCCGAGGACGGGCGCCGCGTGGAAAAGGTGGATATCAGACCGTTCATCAATCATTTGCCGGGCGAAAAAGACGCGGCGCAATTTTCCACCGATGACGCCTCGGGCAGCACCAGTCAGGCGGCCAATATTCTGGAAGCGCTGGAGGTGGGCGCGCAGACGCTTTTGGTGGATGAAGACACTTCGGCCACCAATTTTATGATTCGCGACGCGCGCATGCAGGCGCTGGTGCACAAAGAATTTGAGCCCATCACACCCTTTATCGACCGTGTTCGCGAAATGTACGAACGATTTGCCGTTTCCACCATTCTGGTCATGGGCGGCAGCGGCGATTACTTTCAGGTGGCGGACACGGTGATCATGATGAAAGAGTACTGCCCGTACGTTGCAACCGAAGAAGCGCGCCAGATCGCCCAAAAAATAAACGCCGCCCGCAATTTTGAACGGGAATTCGAATGGCGCTCCGTGACCGAACGCATTCCCCTGCCCGAAAGTTTTGACGCTTCCAGAGGGAAAAAAGAGGTGAAGATAGAAGCGCGGGGGATACACACCATCCAGTTTGGCCGAGAAACGATCGACCTGCATCATGTGGAACAGCTGGTCGATGTCAGTCAAACCAGAGCCGTCGGCTTTGCGCTTAATTTTTTAAGCCGGCGCTGGATGGATGGCCGACGCACGATCAAAGAGCTGATGCAGTTACTGGAAGAGTTCTGGCGAGAAAATGGGCTGGATCGATTAAATCCCTTTCAGAAAGGCGATGAACATCCGGGCAGTTTTGCTCAACCACGTCTTTTTGAGATGGCCGCCGCCCTGAATCGTTACCGGCGGCTTAAAGTAAAACAAAAAAAATCAGTTTGACAAAGGGCTTTGGTGTTTGTAAATATTATTGATTAAAGAGCTTAATTTTCAAAGATTTCTTTTAAAATAAAAGCCCTGGGCATCCCATAAAGGTGAAAGGGAATATTATGAGACGCATTATGATTATTTTTTCCGGGTTGTTGATTTTATTGGCTTCCTGTCAGATTAAAACCAAAACCAACCCCAATGAGCATCTGGTAATGGCTACTTTGTACCAGCAAACTGCCGCCGAATACCGCGCTTTGTGCTACCAGGCGTTCAATTTAGGACGCTGGCAGTTGCAGGCCATGTTAGATACCCTCCAGAGCAAAAAGAAGCCGGCCGTGATTGTAGATATTGACGAAACGGTGCTGGATAACAGCCCTTATGAAGGCTATGTAATCAAAACCGGGTACTCCTATCCTGCGGGGTGGAAAGAGTGGGTCAAAGCCGCGCAGGCAGAGCCGGTGCCTGGCGCGCTGGAATTTTTAACCTTTGCCGATCGACAGGGCGTGGACATTTTTTATGTATCCAACCGTAGGGCAGAAAATCAGGCCTGGACCATGAAAAATCTGAAAAAGGTCGGCTTTCCTCAGGTGACGGATGACCACATGTTCTTACGTACGATCACTTCCAGCAAAGAGGAAAGACGGCAGGCCATTCAAAAAACGCACACCATTCTGCTGCTGTTTGGCGACAATCTGAACGACTTTGCGTCTGTTTTCGAAAACAAGTCGATTGATGATCGCTTTAAGGCCGCGGATGAGTTTCGCTCGCAGTTTGGCAGGCGATTTATCGTACTGCCCAACGCCATGTATGGCGAATGGGAAGGCGCCATTTACAACTACAACTGGAGCGCAAAACCGGCGAAAAAAAGCCAGATGCGCTTAAACGCCCTGCGCTATTTTAAAATGCACGACCTTCAGTAAAACGTGCGGTTAAAACGGTCTGCCTGGATAAAGCCATTGCAGTATTCCGGACGCTGGTTTTGCCGTGTACCTCGTGGCGGAATTTGGCGCTATGCCATCCTTATGCGCGGGTGAGAGAAAAAAGAAAATAAAGGCCGTGATTCAAAATGCCAGTTCAATGCCCAGCGGGCAGTGGTCGGAGCCCATGACTTCTGGCAAAATAAAAGCCTGTTTTAGATGTGGCAGCAGGTTTTCCGAGTTCATGAAATAATCGATCCGCCAGCCGATGTTGCGCTGACGTGCGTTAAAGCGGTAACTCCACCAGGTGTACTGATCTTTAAGCTGCGGGTAAAAGTGGCGGAAGGTGTCGATCCATCCTTCCTGAAGATAGCGGTCGATCCAGGCCCGTTCTTCCGGTAAAAAACCGGACGTTTTTTGGTTGCTTTTCGGGTTCTTTAAGTCGATTTCGCGGTGCGCGGTGTTAAAATCGCCGGTAATGATGACCTTGTTGCCGGCATCGCGCAGGGCATTGGCCATTTTGAGCAATTCGGCGTAAAACTCCAGCTTGTACGCCACCCGTCCGTGATCGCGCTGACCGTTGGGAAAGTAGACGTTAAAGAGCACAAACGAGTCGTAGTGCGTGATTAACACCCTTCCTTCACTGTCAAATTTTTCAATTCCAAGCTCTCTTTCGATTTTAGCAGGTTCCTGTCTCGAAAAGGTCGCCACGCCGCTGTAACCTTTACGCTGGGCAAAGTTCCAGTACTGATGATAATCGGTTAAGCGTAATATCTCTTCCGGGATTTGTTCGTTTTGTAATTTGGTTTCCTGCAAACAGATGATATCTGCGTCCAATTTTTTTACCTGGTCGATGAATCCGTTGCGTGTAACAGCTCTTAATCCGTTAACATTCCAGGATATTAATTTCATGAACTTCCTCTTTTTTCTTGATTCCAACATAAAACGTAGTTTGTGGAAAAAAAAATTCCGCAAAAATTAAAATTTTAGGGAAAAAGATCACTAATTTTTTTTATAATTTACGAATTTTTGTTTATATTTGTAAAAACTACATTAGAAGACGAGTAAATAAATATAGATGGAATACTTTAATAGAGTTGTAGTACAGGAGCGCGTAAAAAAGCTATTCGCAAACTCGCTTCAGAACGGACGTTTGGCGCATGCCTATTTGTTTTATGGAGATGAAGGGCGAGGGAAAGAGGCCTTTGCTTTGCATCTTGCTCGCGCCTTGAATTGTACTTCCGAAGAAGAAAGGCCCTGTGGCGAATGCCCCAATTGTAAGCGAATCACCCATTTTAATCATCCGGACATCAAGTTCATTTTTCCCGCTCCTAAAAACATTAAGCACGAGCAGGTAAAACAGATTATTCAGGTAAAAGCAAACAATCCATACGCGGCTCTGCCTCTGACGGACAGTAAAAATATTTCCATTGACGCCATTCGTGAGTTAAAAGAAGAAGCGAAGTTCGGCGCTTTTGAGGGCGGATATCGGGTAATAATAATCACCGGCGCGGAGTATTTTTCGCGCGAAGCCGCCAACTCTTTTCTAAAACTGCTGGAAGAGCCGCCAGATAAGTTTTTGATCATTTTAATCACCCCGGCTCTGCATGCCATGTTAGATACCATTCGCTCCCGTTGCCAGCCGGTGTACTTCCCGGAGTTTGACGACGAGCAGATTGAACAGATAGTCCGTCAGTATGAAGAGGTAAAACAGGACATCCGTCCATTGACGCGCATGGCGCATTACAATCTTAAACGTATTTTTCAAATGTTGCATACGGATTATTCCGAACAAAAGAAGTGGGTTCTGGAATTTATTCGAGCCGTTGCCGTGGAAAATTATTTTCATGTTAATGAACTGCTCGAGTCCATTCAATCCAGAAGGGGGCAGCAAGCGCACCTGGAGTTGTTGAATCTTTTAACCGGTTGGTTTACCGATACATTGCATCTGCAGCTTGATGAAAATTTTGATCGGCTGATCAATATTGATTTTGCCGAACCGCTTCGTAAGTTCTCTAAATCGTATCCGCAAATTAAGGTAAGTGAAATCATTGAACGTATTGAAAAAGCGCACAAGGCGATTGAAGGCAATGCACATCCCGTGATAACCTGGATGAATCTGGCGATTGACATCCATGGTTTGCTGGGGCCCATACGAGAACTTAAGGAGGCAATATAATATGACACCAGAGATCATAGAGATAGAGTTTAAAGGGAACAAACGCGTTCCTTACTTCAACCCCAAAGAAATTAAGGTAAAACCAGGCGATTACGTTATTGTGGAAGCGGATAAAGGAATTGATCTGGGCCGCGTGAACAAGATAGGACGTCTGGTTGCTTTGACAAACATTAAAGGCGAACCCAAAAATATTATTCGTAAGGCCGTACCGGAAGATCTGCAAAAGCTGAAGGAAAACCGAAAAAAGGAAGCGGAAGCTTTTGTAGTGGGTCGCGAAAAGATAAAAAAACACAATTTAAATATGAAACTGGTTGACGTGGAATACCAGTTCGACAACAACAAGTTGACCTTCTATTTTACCAGCGATAAACGTGTGGACTTCCGTGCGCTGGTGCGCGATCTGGCGGCCAAATATCGCACCAGAATTGAATTACGGCAGATCGGCGTGCGCGATGAAGCGCGGCGTTTGGGCGGACTGGGCGTTTGTGGCAAACCGTTGTGTTGTTCCTGTTTTATGCAGGAGTTTGAACCGGTAACGACGCAATACGCGCGTTTGCAAAACCTGCCTTTAAACACCTGCAAGTTAACCGGCGTTTGCGGGCGTTTAAAGTGCTGCCTGGTGTACGAAAAGGCTTTTTACGAAGAAAATTTACAAAAATACCCGCACATCGACAGCAAAATCCAGACCGTGCGCGGCGAGGCAATCGTGGAAAAGATCGACATCTTCAAAGAATTAATCTATTTAAGATTTAAAAACGAGGAAGAAGCGGACGCCATTCCCCTTGAAAAATTTCAGCAAATAACGCGGGAAACGTACTATGCAGCAGCAGAACTTTGATTATGATATTGTAATCATCGGCGGCGGAATCGTTGGCCTGGCCACCGCTTACCGCTTAACGCAAATGACAAAAGCCAGGCTGGCCGTGATCGAGGCCGAAGAACGACTGGCAGCCCATCAAACCGGCAACAACAGCGGCGTGATTCACTCCGGCCTTTATTACAAGCCGGGTTCGCTTAAAGCCAAAAATTGCGTGGAAGGGCGCGAAGCGCTGTACCAGTTTTGCGCCGAACACGATATCCCACACGAACGCTGCGGAAAACTGGTAGTGGCAACCGCCGAAGAAGAAATCCCGCGTTTAAAAGATTTACACCAGCGGGGGGAGGCCAATGGGTTAAAAGGTTTAATGTGGTTAGAAAAAGATGACTTGAAGCAATATGAGCCCTATGTGGAAGGAGTAGCCGGCTTACGAGTTCCGGAAACGGGCATTGTGGATTACACCGTGGTCACGGAAAAGCTGGCTGAACTGGTTCGGGCTGCCGGACACGACGTTTTTTTGGGCCATCGTTTTTCGGGGCTGGAACAACACCATTCCGGATTAATCGTAAAAACCAATCGACAAAATTTTAAAACGCGTTATTTGATCAACTGCGGCGGCCTCCATTCCGATCGCATTGCGCGCAAATGTGGTTTAAAACCGGACGTCAGAATCATCCCCTTCCGCGGCGAATACTACAAAATTAAACCCGAAAAACGCCACCTGGTTAAGAATTTGATCTATCCTGTGCCCGATCCGGAATTCCCCTTTTTAGGAGTGCACTTTACGCGTATGATCGACGGAGGGGTGGAGGCTGGGCCCAATGCCGTGCTGGCCTTTAAACGCGAAGGGTACCGGAAGACCAGCTTTTCTTTGCGCGATACCATTGAGACCTTTACCTATCCCGGATTTTTACGCCTGGCCGGAAAGTATTTAAAAACCGGGCTGGCTGAATATTACCGCTCGTTTAATAAAAAGGCTTTTGTAAAAGCCCTGCAACGTTTAATCCCAATGGTGCAGATGGGTGACCTGGAGCCCGGCGGCGCCGGCGTGCGCGCCCAGGCGCTGGAAAAATCGGGCATGCTGGTGGATGATTTCAGAATCATCGAAGCGCCGGCCATGATACACGTTTTGAATGCCCCTTCGCCGGCGGCCACGGCCTCGTTGAGTATTGGCAAAACAATTGCACAGATGGCGAAGAAGAATTTTGACGTGTAGCGGCGTGATCAATTAAAAATTATCCCACCAGAGCGGGCTGTTTAAGGCACGAATTAGAAATTAATGATTATGGCCGGGGGATTTAGAGTCTCCATCCGCGAAGTACCTCCTTCCCGGGCCATTCAGAGCTCTCCCCTTTCTTTGTCATTTCAAGGATCCAGCTCCGGCGGGAGACGAGAAATCTTTTTCCCTGCCACGTTTGGAGAAGATTTCTCCTCGCCCGTAGGACGGGCTCGTCGAAAAGACGGGCGGGGGCGCCCACAGGACGGGCTGGTCGAAAGGACGGGCGGGAAGTGCCCGTAGGACGGGCTGGTCGAAAGGACGGGCGGGAGAGCCCACAGGCGTGCACGCCGTAATAACAGGCCGGTCGACATTAAACCAATTAACCAATCTCCCCCCCAGCAGCAAAAAATTTTCGCATCCCGCCATGGTGGAATAGAAGTTTTGAAGGAAGTATTCTATTCAACCATTCAACTAATCAACCATTCAACCAATCTAGCAGCAAAAAATTTTCGCACCGCGCTATGGCGGAATAAGCCTTTCGAAAGAAGTAATCCAAGCGATGTTTGATAAAACCAGTCAAAACAGATAAAAATATTCGGGAGAACGCGGCTCGGACTTCTGGTAAATGATTTTTCGGATGGTTTCGTACTGCAAGTAGGGATACTCTTCCTGTAAAATTTCTAACGCCTCCTGCGTGGAATACGTGCGTTTTAATTCGCGAAACCTGTTGCGAATTTTGAAATCACGCACGCCTTTTTCGCGCAAAAGATTATGTTCAATCAGGAATTGAAAGACCGAATCCGGGATATGGGGCTTAAGAGGGTTCTTCACCATTGTTACGCCTCCTGTTTTTGTTAAATAATACTGCGGTAACAATGTGAAGTCGAATCCCCCTCCTTCTATAAGTGTTAAAATTTTCTTACAACCACTTAATACAAATTTAAAAAGATTTGGTTCCCGGGCAAGAGAAAAATTTTTCCCTAAAAGGGATCGGCTTGCTATGGATTAACGCCTTCTGTAAATTTGTGGGCAATTTAAAAGCAGAGCCACAGCAAATAGAGGAAAGTTTTATGTTAGATTTAAAATTCATCCGCGAGAATCCGGAAACGGTTAAGAAAGGGATTCAGGCCAAAGGCGAAATGGGCGATGTGGATCGCATTCTGGAGCTGGATCAGCGCCGCCGGCAGATTATTCAGGAAGTAGAAAACTTAAAAAAGCAGCGTAATGAAAATTCAAAGAAAGTTGCCCAATACAAAAAAGAAGGTAAAGATGCGGCGGAAATCATCGAACATACCCGGCAAATCAGCGAAACCATCAAGGGACTGGATGAGGAGCTGAAAGAGCTTGAAGAACAACTAAGCGAACAGTTAAGCCGCATTCCCAACCTGCCCCATCCATCCACGCCCATCGGTACGGATGCCAGCGAAAACGTGGAGGTCAATCAGTGGGGCGAACTTCCGCAGTTTGAGTTTACTCCTCGCAATCATCTGGAAATTGGCGAACGACTGGATATTCTGGATTTTAAACGCGGCGGCAAGGTCACCGGAAGCGGATTTCCGGTTTACAAAGGGGACGGGGCGCGTCTGGAGCGGGCGCTTATCAATTTTATGCTCGACTTTCACATCGAAAAGCACGGCTACACCGAAATATTTCCGCCCTTTCTGGCCAATCGTGAAAGCATGTATGGCACCGGCCAGTTGCCTAAATTAGAAGAGGACATGTATCTGGCTGAGAAAGACGATCTGTTTTTAATTCCTACCGCCGAAGTGCCGGTAACCAATCTGCATCGCGGCGAAATTTTAGATGGCGCCGATCTGCCCATCAAGTACGTGGCCTATTCGGCCTGTTTTCGGCGCGAGGCCGGTTCTTACGGAAAAGAAACGCGCGGCTTCTTACGCGTCCATCAGTTTAACAAAGTAGAAATGGTTAACTTTGTCCATCCGGATAAGTCTTACGAATTTCATGAACAACTATTGAGAGAAGCGTGCGAAATTTTAGAAGCGCTGGAGCTTCCCTACCGCGTGCTTTTGCTCTGCTCCGGCGATTTGAGTTTTGCCGCGGCCAAGTGTTACGACATTGAAACCTGGTCGCCGGCCGAACAAAAGTGGTTAGAGACCTCCAGCGTCAGCAATTTTGAAGATTTTCAGGCGCGCCGGGCTAACATTCGCTTCAGGCCGGAAAAAGGCGCCAAGCCCATGTTTGTCCATACCTTAAATGGTTCGGGATTGGCCACGTCACGGCTCATGGTTTCTTTGCTGGAAACGTACCAGACCGATGAAGGAACGGTCATCATTCCGGAAGTACTGCGCAAATACATGGGCGGCCAGGATGTAATCAAACGTAAGTACAAATAACCGACAGGATGTAGAATGTTACGGACGTTGCTGGCTTATGTCTTTGCTGTTCTGCACACGCTTTTTTGTTCTCTGGCGGCCATTGTTTTTGGACTTTTTAATCCCTATTCTAAAATTGTGGACAAAATCATCCGCCTGTGGGCCAGGGGACTTTTAAAAGCAGCCGGCGTTAAAGTGGTTGTTCATGGGCAGGAAAAGCTACGGAAAGATCAGCCTTACATTTTTATGTCCAACCATCAGGGAGCTTTTGATATTTTAGCCGGAGTGGTAGCCATTCCGGTGACCATGCGTTTTATTGCCAAAAAGGAGTTGTTTCGTATTCCCATTTTTGCCCACAGCATGCGCACGGTGGGTATGATCCCCATCGATCGCGGCAACAGCGCAGAAGCCCGAAAATCGCTGGAAGAGGCGGCCAGAACCTTACAAAACGGTGTTTCGGTTTTGATCTTTCCGGAGGGAACGCGCACCAGAGACGGCAATATTAAACCGTTTAAAAAGGGCGGATTTGTGCTCGCCTTAAAATCGGGGTTGCCCATCATGCCCATGGTCTTTACCGGCTCATTAAATATCATGCGCAAAAATTCGCTTAAACTTCATAAAGGAACCATCCACGTCTATTTTTTAGATGAAGTGGATACCTCGCAATACAGTTTTGAACAGCGAAACGAATTGTTAAAAGAGGTAAGAAAACGCATCGTTGATTTTTACGAAACGGTAAGATTGGAATAAACGGGCAAACGCACCTCTGCGCTACACAACACACACCTGATCGCGGCCCTGTTGTTTGGCCTGGTAAAGCGCCTGATCGGCCAGTCTTACCAGATTAACCGGATCGTCGCTGTCTTCCGGGCAGGAGGCAACGCCCAGGCTAATGGTCAGCGAACAGGGCACGATGTGCACCTTATCCGGGAACTGATAATCTTTGATAAGCCGGCGCAACTTTTCGGCAAAGGTAACGGCCTCTTTCTTTTTAATGCCCGGAAGGATAATGACAAATTCTTCACCGCCGTAGCGCGCCACGATGTCTGTCGAGCGGGTATTTAAAATCAACAGGCGACTGATGGCCCGCAACACTTCGTCGCCCTCCAGATGACCGTGCAAATCGTTGTACGTTTTAAAAAAGTCGATATCCAGCATAATCAGGCTGAAAGGCGTTTTGTAGCGCTTGGTGCGCGCCACTTCCTTGCGCAGCTCACGCACAAAATAACGATAGTTGTAAACGTTGGTCAGGCCGTCACGAATGGCCTCTTCCGATTTGATCTTGTACAGTTTTTTTAATTGATTAAAAAGCAGCATGTTTTCAAAGATTACAGCCACCGTGTGCAGAAAGGAACGCAGGATGCGAATTTCGTAAGTGGCAAACTTTTTGTTGGTCTGGCATTTGTCAAAATAAATCAAAAATCGTTCATCAATGTCAAAAATGGCGTCTAACTCTTCTGTTTCGCCCTCGATGACAAACGAATCGGAGATGTCTTTACGACCGAATTCTTTTAAATAGCCCACCACAAAACTGACGCTGTTGAGTGTGTCGGCAATTTTTTTTAGTAAAGGGTTTTTGATTTGATGGGCATCTTTTACCCATAGCAAACCACGTTCTTCTTTTAAAAGGGCCAGTAAATCACGGCCCATTTTAAAGTTTAAATTTTCACTGTCCGTATTAAAATTGCCATGCAAAGAAAAGGGGGAAATCACGAATTCTTCTGAATCGTAGCGAAACACAATACATCGATCGATGGCAAAACCTTCCACGATTTTCGCAGGCAGGATGCGCAACATTTTTTCTGGGTCTTCCAGACTCCGCAATTCATTGGCCAGCGCGTTCAGATAAAAGAGTAAATCGTTGTAACGGGCCAGCTCTTCACGGGAGGCGATTAAATCCTGATTAAGCTTGGTAAGGTTTTTATTCAGTTGTTCCAGCTCGGAGACCTTGCGTTTTAAGCGTTCAACCAGATTAATATTGTAGCGTTGCAGCAATTCGCGTTCAAACTCAGGCGAAACAGATTCGCGTTTTCCGGCCAGGAACTCTTCTATTTTAAAGACAAATTCATTGATGTTAATCGGTTTGCTGATGTAGCCGTCGCAACCTGCAGCCAGAACGTACTCGCGAATGTCCTCTTCTTCCGCGGCCGTCAGGGCAATAATGGGGATGGACTTTAAATCCGGCTGGCTTTTTAAGTGGGTGGTAACCTCCGAACCTTGCATGTCGGGAAGCATCAGGTCAATGATGATCAAATCCGGTTTGTGTTTTTTGGCCAGCCGAATGCCCTCCAGCCCACGGCTGGCTTCATAATAGGCATAACCCTGATAGCGCAAAATGTCGCCCATCAAGGCCCGGGCATCAGGGTCATCCTCAATGTAGAGGATTTTAATCTTGTTTTTGTTCATAAACTTCTTTTATTCAAATTTACAAAGAACCAGGGTTATATCGTCTTCATGTTCTCTTTTCCCGCTAAAATTCTGCACAGCGTCAATAATTTTTTGGCGCAATTCATAAACAGGTAAATGGCGGTTTTCTTTCAGCAATTTAATTAAACGTTCTTCTCCGAACTCTTCTTCCAGGGCATTCATGGCTTCAGTAATGCCGTCGGTGTACATTAAGATAATATCTCCGTGTTCAAATTCAAGTTCCTGTTGTTTAAATTGAATATCGGGCTGAAAACCAAGCACGATGCCCCCATCTTTTAGCCACACAATTTGCCCGTCATTTTTGAGCAGAATAGG
This sequence is a window from Caldithrix abyssi DSM 13497. Protein-coding genes within it:
- a CDS encoding exodeoxyribonuclease III; translated protein: MKLISWNVNGLRAVTRNGFIDQVKKLDADIICLQETKLQNEQIPEEILRLTDYHQYWNFAQRKGYSGVATFSRQEPAKIERELGIEKFDSEGRVLITHYDSFVLFNVYFPNGQRDHGRVAYKLEFYAELLKMANALRDAGNKVIITGDFNTAHREIDLKNPKSNQKTSGFLPEERAWIDRYLQEGWIDTFRHFYPQLKDQYTWWSYRFNARQRNIGWRIDYFMNSENLLPHLKQAFILPEVMGSDHCPLGIELAF
- the serS gene encoding serine--tRNA ligase, translating into MLDLKFIRENPETVKKGIQAKGEMGDVDRILELDQRRRQIIQEVENLKKQRNENSKKVAQYKKEGKDAAEIIEHTRQISETIKGLDEELKELEEQLSEQLSRIPNLPHPSTPIGTDASENVEVNQWGELPQFEFTPRNHLEIGERLDILDFKRGGKVTGSGFPVYKGDGARLERALINFMLDFHIEKHGYTEIFPPFLANRESMYGTGQLPKLEEDMYLAEKDDLFLIPTAEVPVTNLHRGEILDGADLPIKYVAYSACFRREAGSYGKETRGFLRVHQFNKVEMVNFVHPDKSYEFHEQLLREACEILEALELPYRVLLLCSGDLSFAAAKCYDIETWSPAEQKWLETSSVSNFEDFQARRANIRFRPEKGAKPMFVHTLNGSGLATSRLMVSLLETYQTDEGTVIIPEVLRKYMGGQDVIKRKYK
- a CDS encoding PSP1 domain-containing protein: MTPEIIEIEFKGNKRVPYFNPKEIKVKPGDYVIVEADKGIDLGRVNKIGRLVALTNIKGEPKNIIRKAVPEDLQKLKENRKKEAEAFVVGREKIKKHNLNMKLVDVEYQFDNNKLTFYFTSDKRVDFRALVRDLAAKYRTRIELRQIGVRDEARRLGGLGVCGKPLCCSCFMQEFEPVTTQYARLQNLPLNTCKLTGVCGRLKCCLVYEKAFYEENLQKYPHIDSKIQTVRGEAIVEKIDIFKELIYLRFKNEEEADAIPLEKFQQITRETYYAAAEL
- the lhgO gene encoding L-2-hydroxyglutarate oxidase, which translates into the protein MQQQNFDYDIVIIGGGIVGLATAYRLTQMTKARLAVIEAEERLAAHQTGNNSGVIHSGLYYKPGSLKAKNCVEGREALYQFCAEHDIPHERCGKLVVATAEEEIPRLKDLHQRGEANGLKGLMWLEKDDLKQYEPYVEGVAGLRVPETGIVDYTVVTEKLAELVRAAGHDVFLGHRFSGLEQHHSGLIVKTNRQNFKTRYLINCGGLHSDRIARKCGLKPDVRIIPFRGEYYKIKPEKRHLVKNLIYPVPDPEFPFLGVHFTRMIDGGVEAGPNAVLAFKREGYRKTSFSLRDTIETFTYPGFLRLAGKYLKTGLAEYYRSFNKKAFVKALQRLIPMVQMGDLEPGGAGVRAQALEKSGMLVDDFRIIEAPAMIHVLNAPSPAATASLSIGKTIAQMAKKNFDV
- a CDS encoding ATP-binding protein; translated protein: MEYFNRVVVQERVKKLFANSLQNGRLAHAYLFYGDEGRGKEAFALHLARALNCTSEEERPCGECPNCKRITHFNHPDIKFIFPAPKNIKHEQVKQIIQVKANNPYAALPLTDSKNISIDAIRELKEEAKFGAFEGGYRVIIITGAEYFSREAANSFLKLLEEPPDKFLIILITPALHAMLDTIRSRCQPVYFPEFDDEQIEQIVRQYEEVKQDIRPLTRMAHYNLKRIFQMLHTDYSEQKKWVLEFIRAVAVENYFHVNELLESIQSRRGQQAHLELLNLLTGWFTDTLHLQLDENFDRLINIDFAEPLRKFSKSYPQIKVSEIIERIEKAHKAIEGNAHPVITWMNLAIDIHGLLGPIRELKEAI
- a CDS encoding lysophospholipid acyltransferase family protein, which codes for MLRTLLAYVFAVLHTLFCSLAAIVFGLFNPYSKIVDKIIRLWARGLLKAAGVKVVVHGQEKLRKDQPYIFMSNHQGAFDILAGVVAIPVTMRFIAKKELFRIPIFAHSMRTVGMIPIDRGNSAEARKSLEEAARTLQNGVSVLIFPEGTRTRDGNIKPFKKGGFVLALKSGLPIMPMVFTGSLNIMRKNSLKLHKGTIHVYFLDEVDTSQYSFEQRNELLKEVRKRIVDFYETVRLE
- a CDS encoding diguanylate cyclase — protein: MNKNKIKILYIEDDPDARALMGDILRYQGYAYYEASRGLEGIRLAKKHKPDLIIIDLMLPDMQGSEVTTHLKSQPDLKSIPIIALTAAEEEDIREYVLAAGCDGYISKPININEFVFKIEEFLAGKRESVSPEFERELLQRYNINLVERLKRKVSELEQLNKNLTKLNQDLIASREELARYNDLLFYLNALANELRSLEDPEKMLRILPAKIVEGFAIDRCIVFRYDSEEFVISPFSLHGNFNTDSENLNFKMGRDLLALLKEERGLLWVKDAHQIKNPLLKKIADTLNSVSFVVGYLKEFGRKDISDSFVIEGETEELDAIFDIDERFLIYFDKCQTNKKFATYEIRILRSFLHTVAVIFENMLLFNQLKKLYKIKSEEAIRDGLTNVYNYRYFVRELRKEVARTKRYKTPFSLIMLDIDFFKTYNDLHGHLEGDEVLRAISRLLILNTRSTDIVARYGGEEFVIILPGIKKKEAVTFAEKLRRLIKDYQFPDKVHIVPCSLTISLGVASCPEDSDDPVNLVRLADQALYQAKQQGRDQVCVV
- a CDS encoding 5'-nucleotidase, lipoprotein e(P4) family — encoded protein: MRRIMIIFSGLLILLASCQIKTKTNPNEHLVMATLYQQTAAEYRALCYQAFNLGRWQLQAMLDTLQSKKKPAVIVDIDETVLDNSPYEGYVIKTGYSYPAGWKEWVKAAQAEPVPGALEFLTFADRQGVDIFYVSNRRAENQAWTMKNLKKVGFPQVTDDHMFLRTITSSKEERRQAIQKTHTILLLFGDNLNDFASVFENKSIDDRFKAADEFRSQFGRRFIVLPNAMYGEWEGAIYNYNWSAKPAKKSQMRLNALRYFKMHDLQ
- a CDS encoding ABC-ATPase domain-containing protein — translated: MLTANDLHKRLQQIDGKGYKAYKELKGAYRYEKFMLFIDHVQGDPFAAPSKVRVRVSQKLAQIPLPLLRTTERRLGAGDALIRIIHQNIRRFARLQRGTGKSGLITIDVGGQEILPRSALILNEDFVEARMEMGLPARGRTILARQAQEMFFDELPQIIHHALFFEKLDRQYVTRFAHYTENFFGLQKQLKEKGLAAFVAENAILPRESGISQKPLPAEQAVPFKAPESLKVRLKLINPLNGKDFIEGCGIPRGITLIVGGGFHGKSTLLNALERGVYAHIPGDGREYVVTDPTAVKIRAEDGRRVEKVDIRPFINHLPGEKDAAQFSTDDASGSTSQAANILEALEVGAQTLLVDEDTSATNFMIRDARMQALVHKEFEPITPFIDRVREMYERFAVSTILVMGGSGDYFQVADTVIMMKEYCPYVATEEARQIAQKINAARNFEREFEWRSVTERIPLPESFDASRGKKEVKIEARGIHTIQFGRETIDLHHVEQLVDVSQTRAVGFALNFLSRRWMDGRRTIKELMQLLEEFWRENGLDRLNPFQKGDEHPGSFAQPRLFEMAAALNRYRRLKVKQKKSV